The following coding sequences lie in one Candidatus Paceibacterota bacterium genomic window:
- a CDS encoding helix-turn-helix domain-containing protein, giving the protein MKNGSNKRYYSATEISRLYGLSRTAVFKKIQSGEIPAEKVGRNYIIDVKNLHIDSNLPKSSRKEINSAVKRAVKEYREVFEKLGKE; this is encoded by the coding sequence ATGAAAAATGGCTCAAACAAAAGATACTACAGCGCTACTGAAATATCTCGTTTATATGGATTAAGCAGAACGGCCGTATTCAAGAAGATTCAAAGTGGTGAAATTCCGGCTGAAAAGGTTGGAAGAAACTATATTATTGATGTAAAAAATCTACATATAGATTCCAATCTTCCCAAATCTAGTCGAAAAGAAATTAACTCGGCAGTAAAAAGAGCTGTAAAGGAGTATCGAGAAGTCTTCGAGAAACTTGGAAAGGAATGA
- a CDS encoding serine protease, translated as MKKLLFILIPFFFTQFAEAVEEWPSSLHNKLAQSVTFVRTLVSSKRVKESTSSGSLLARVTTRVIQNNLNSSGFAIGNGHFVLTCFHGIDNRKSCAVSSLRNETQMGKVVKTDPKDDLALIWIKKPLPPLQLATASRLRSFESIHQIVHPMDKKCVEKVGYFLYHFNHQDFFTIRSEHGNSGSPLFNQNGEVISMVMATNVCGGITTTVGRDLKTLKKFLAAH; from the coding sequence ATGAAAAAGCTCCTGTTCATTTTAATTCCATTTTTCTTTACCCAATTCGCAGAAGCGGTAGAGGAGTGGCCATCATCACTTCACAACAAGTTGGCACAGTCTGTGACATTCGTGAGAACGCTAGTAAGTTCTAAGAGAGTAAAGGAATCAACCTCTAGTGGAAGCCTTCTAGCACGAGTGACTACACGTGTTATCCAAAACAACCTTAACTCCAGTGGTTTCGCAATTGGTAACGGCCATTTTGTTTTGACTTGTTTCCACGGCATAGACAATAGAAAAAGTTGTGCTGTCTCCAGTCTAAGAAACGAGACTCAAATGGGTAAAGTAGTAAAAACCGATCCAAAAGATGATCTGGCCCTTATTTGGATTAAGAAACCACTGCCACCGCTTCAACTCGCGACAGCTAGCCGCCTGCGTTCCTTCGAGTCAATTCATCAGATCGTTCATCCGATGGATAAAAAGTGTGTAGAGAAAGTTGGTTATTTTCTTTATCACTTCAATCATCAAGATTTCTTCACTATTAGGAGTGAGCATGGAAACTCCGGTTCACCATTATTTAATCAAAATGGGGAAGTGATCAGCATGGTGATGGCCACAAACGTGTGCGGTGGAATTACTACGACTGTTGGTAGAGATCTGAAAACGCTAAAAAAATTCCTGGCCGCCCATTAG
- a CDS encoding ABC transporter permease, with protein sequence MRTIYILWLRQVKKYLRSPSRVIGSLGQPILYLVALGYGLGSIYAKAGGGNYIQFLTPGVIGMSVLFTSIFSGIEIIWDKQFGFLKETMVAPVSRFNIMLGRTLGGATVASLQGIVVLILSVVVGFRLTNFSLLIPAFVFMFLTALLFTALGTAIAARLNDMQGFQLIMNFLVMPIFFLSGALFPLSGLPKIIEYLTRINPLSYGIDGLRGTLIHAATFNLWTDFGILAVLSILFIAVGAYLFSTIEA encoded by the coding sequence ATGAGAACTATTTATATTCTTTGGTTAAGACAAGTAAAAAAATATCTTCGCTCGCCGTCCCGCGTGATAGGCTCACTTGGTCAGCCGATTCTTTATTTAGTGGCTCTAGGTTACGGCCTTGGCTCGATTTACGCCAAGGCCGGCGGAGGCAATTACATCCAATTCTTGACGCCCGGAGTTATCGGCATGAGTGTTCTTTTTACCTCCATCTTTTCCGGTATTGAAATTATTTGGGACAAACAATTCGGCTTTCTAAAAGAAACGATGGTAGCGCCGGTCTCACGTTTCAATATTATGCTCGGCCGAACTCTGGGCGGCGCGACAGTTGCCAGCCTGCAGGGAATTGTCGTTCTAATTCTTTCGGTAGTGGTGGGATTTCGTCTGACTAATTTCAGCCTGCTTATTCCAGCCTTCGTCTTTATGTTTCTAACCGCTTTACTCTTCACCGCCCTCGGAACAGCCATAGCCGCACGATTAAATGATATGCAAGGGTTTCAATTGATCATGAACTTCTTGGTGATGCCAATTTTCTTTCTCTCCGGCGCTCTCTTTCCACTTTCCGGTTTGCCAAAAATAATTGAATATCTGACTAGAATTAATCCACTCTCGTACGGTATTGATGGCTTGCGGGGAACACTAATTCATGCCGCCACTTTTAATCTCTGGACTGACTTTGGCATTCTGGCTGTGCTTAGCATTCTGTTCATCGCCGTCGGTGCTTATCTATTCTCTACGATTGAAGCCTAG
- a CDS encoding exonuclease domain-containing protein → MLVVDVEGTGLDFQKLSLLSIGAIDLNNPSNTFYEECRIWQGAHVDPESLKYNGFTIEEINDPTKKSEEEILKDFINWASILPDFTFAGQNVFFDYECLRQAAMRYHLNWPFAQRIIDVHSVCLAHMIKKGIIPPLQNHHSSLNSDAVCQYVGIPAEPKPHRTPLGGAKWEAEALSRLLYDKNLLEEFAQYSIPWIK, encoded by the coding sequence ATGCTCGTGGTAGATGTAGAAGGAACAGGTCTAGATTTTCAAAAGCTGTCTCTTTTGAGTATTGGAGCCATTGACCTGAACAATCCTTCCAATACTTTTTATGAAGAATGTCGTATCTGGCAGGGCGCCCACGTTGATCCGGAATCACTGAAATATAACGGCTTCACTATTGAAGAAATTAATGATCCGACTAAAAAGAGTGAGGAAGAGATTCTTAAAGATTTCATAAACTGGGCCAGCATACTACCTGATTTCACTTTTGCCGGTCAAAACGTCTTCTTCGATTATGAGTGTTTGCGTCAGGCGGCAATGCGCTACCATTTAAATTGGCCCTTTGCTCAACGAATTATTGATGTACATTCTGTCTGCCTCGCACATATGATCAAAAAAGGAATTATTCCTCCACTCCAAAACCACCATTCATCTTTGAACTCAGATGCTGTCTGCCAATATGTCGGCATTCCAGCAGAACCTAAACCTCATCGCACACCTCTTGGAGGTGCCAAATGGGAAGCGGAAGCTCTCAGTCGACTTCTTTATGACAAAAATTTGCTAGAAGAATTTGCCCAGTATTCTATACCTTGGATTAAATAA
- a CDS encoding type II toxin-antitoxin system death-on-curing family toxin, which produces MRSKPITIQEVEYGAHALARALMKYSEPIPEFGTRYKGKLESCLDTPFQTYGGKYLYKGLIGKVSILFYLLVKNHAFVNGNKRIAVMTVFSFVNKNKRWLAMPKKLLYEIAKEVAMSEASDKDKEVEKIQKIFNIYLVKAKR; this is translated from the coding sequence ATGAGATCAAAACCCATTACGATCCAGGAGGTGGAATATGGGGCTCACGCACTAGCACGAGCATTGATGAAATATAGTGAGCCAATACCTGAATTTGGTACTCGATATAAAGGTAAGTTAGAAAGTTGTTTAGATACTCCTTTCCAAACTTATGGTGGAAAGTATCTTTACAAGGGGCTTATAGGAAAAGTAAGTATATTATTTTACCTTTTGGTGAAAAATCATGCCTTTGTTAATGGAAATAAAAGAATTGCTGTGATGACCGTTTTTTCTTTCGTTAATAAAAACAAAAGATGGCTAGCCATGCCCAAAAAACTCCTTTATGAAATTGCCAAAGAAGTTGCTATGAGTGAGGCATCTGACAAAGACAAAGAAGTAGAGAAAATCCAAAAGATTTTCAATATATATCTTGTAAAAGCAAAAAGGTAG
- a CDS encoding ATP-binding cassette domain-containing protein, producing the protein MDSNIIEVKNLIKKFGDFVAVDNISFEVKKGEIFAFLGPNGAGKTTTIKMLTTLLHPTSGNIRLNSFDVTKQSNQARHSFGIVFQDPSLDTDLTALENMHIHGVLYDLPNDLYRSRAEELLKMVELWDRRNDFVREFSGGMKRRLEIARGLLHHPKVLFLDEPTLGLDPQTRNHMWSYIQDLNKKEGITVFVTTHYMEEADKVAGRIAVIDHGKIVAQGSSEELKKQTGKGSLEEAFLSLTGHAIREEGGQSEFKQMAKLWQGGRR; encoded by the coding sequence ATGGACTCAAACATAATTGAGGTAAAAAATCTCATCAAAAAATTCGGCGACTTCGTCGCCGTCGACAACATCTCTTTTGAAGTAAAGAAAGGAGAGATTTTTGCTTTTCTTGGTCCAAATGGGGCAGGGAAGACCACAACTATTAAAATGCTTACGACCTTGCTTCATCCCACTTCCGGCAACATTCGTCTGAACAGTTTTGATGTTACCAAGCAGTCAAATCAGGCGCGGCATTCTTTTGGAATCGTCTTTCAGGATCCAAGTTTGGACACCGATCTGACCGCTTTGGAAAACATGCATATTCACGGGGTGCTATACGATTTGCCAAACGACCTCTATCGCAGTCGGGCCGAGGAACTTCTAAAAATGGTGGAACTTTGGGATCGTCGCAATGACTTCGTGCGTGAATTTTCCGGTGGCATGAAGAGACGACTGGAAATTGCTCGCGGCCTTCTTCATCACCCGAAGGTGCTGTTTTTGGATGAGCCAACCCTCGGACTGGATCCTCAAACTCGCAATCATATGTGGTCATACATTCAGGATTTGAACAAAAAAGAGGGAATTACTGTTTTTGTCACCACTCATTACATGGAAGAGGCCGATAAAGTAGCCGGCCGAATTGCCGTGATCGATCATGGTAAAATCGTCGCCCAAGGGTCATCCGAGGAATTAAAAAAGCAGACGGGGAAGGGAAGTCTGGAAGAGGCCTTCCTATCGCTTACCGGACATGCCATTCGGGAAGAAGGAGGCCAGTCGGAATTTAAACAAATGGCCAAACTTTGGCAGGGTGGCCGAAGATAA